A stretch of the Nothobranchius furzeri strain GRZ-AD chromosome 5, NfurGRZ-RIMD1, whole genome shotgun sequence genome encodes the following:
- the ift70 gene encoding intraflagellar transport protein 70A isoform X2 — protein sequence MTAIKDGEYTATIYGLIKDGQYVEAIHILNGQLQKHMKSRAALSLLGFCYYHIQDFSNAAECYEQLTQLHPEVEEYKVYYAQSLYKSGAYPEATKASFALDNTDSHIKMVKLQASVKYCEEDYSAAKSLLEQLPPNDPDYIYNMGCLLYQEGKYEEASKKFMNAKEMLGNVPVLIYNIALTFYSQKNYPQALKYITMIIEKGIQDHPELSIGMKTEGIDMHSVGNTLVLHESALIEAFNLKAAIEYQLKNMKGAQEALTDMPPRSEEELDPVTLHNQALMNMDTKPSEGFQKLAFLLQQPSFPHVTFGNLLLLHCKHEYFDLAADVLAENAHLTYKFLSPYMYEFLDALLTCQTAPEEAFRMFDEMSSKLTEQLRKLAKQLQEARLNRDDEAQKKVLQDYDLMQEKYVVVLMAQAKIYWNHAHFPMVEKIFRKSVEFCNNNDTWKLNVAHVLFMQNKYKEAIGFYEPIVKKHYNNILSVSAVVLANLCVSYIMTSQNEEAEELMRKIEKEEEQISYDDPEQKVFHHCIVNLVIGTLYCAKGNYDFGITRVIKSLEPYSKKLGTDTWFYAKRCFLSLLENMSKHMIMLRDAVVQESIQFLEHCEGYGKEVPALIEQPLEELHVHIGKNTVTYEARLLKALFYEVISWNK from the exons ATGACAGCCATCAAAGACGGAGAGTACACGGCTACAATCTACGGACTG ATAAAAGACGGACAATATGTAGAGGCAATTCACATTTTAAATGGCCaacttcagaaacacatgaag TCCAGGGCAGCACTTTCTCTCCTGGGTTTCTGCTACTATCACATCCAGGACTTCAGTAACGCGGCTGAGTGCTACGAGCAGCTCACCCAGCTGCACCCAGAGGTGGAGGAGTACAAGGTGTACTATGCCCAGTCTTTGTACAAATCTGGGGCATATCCTGAAGCCACCAAAGCCTCATTTGCTCTGGACAACACTGACAGTCATATTAAG ATGGTGAAACTGCAAGCCTCTGTCAAATATTGTGAGGAAGATTATTCTGCTGCCAAG TCGTTGTTGGAGCAGCTTCCACCCAACGACCCGGATTACATCTACAACATGGGCTGTCTGCTCTACCAGGAAGGCAAATATGAAGAGGCCTCCAAGAAGTTTATGAATGCCAAGGAAATGCTGGGAAATGTGCCAG TGTTGATCTACAACATCGCCCTGACCTTCTACAGCCAGAAGAACTACCCCCAGGCCCTCAAGTACATCACAATGATCATAGAGAAAGGAATCCAGGACCATCCAG AGCTGAGTATTGGGATGAAAACCGAAGGCATCGACATGCACAGTGTTGGCAACACGTTGGTCCTGCACGAGTCAGCTCTAATTGAAGCCTTCAATCTCAAAGCAGCCATTGAATACCAGCTGAAGAACA TGAAGGGAGCTCAGGAGGCTTTGACAGACATGCCCCCCAGATCAGAGGAG GAGTTGGACCCAGTGACGTTGCACAACCAGGCTCTGATGAACATGGACACGAAGCCTTCTGAAGGTTTTCAGAAGCTAGCTTTCCTCCTGCAGCAGCCTTCCTTTCCTCATGTCACCTTTGGAAATCTGCTGTTGCTCCACTGCAAACATGAG TACTTTGACCTGGCAGCTGATGTCCTGGCAGAAAACGCTCACCTCACCTACAAGTTCCTGTCTCCA TACATGTATGAGTTTCTAGATGCCTTGTTGACGTGTCAAACTGCCCCAGAGGAG GCATTCAGGATGTTTGATGAGATGAGCAGCAAGTTAACGGAGCAGCTTCGTAAGCTGGCCAAGCAG TTACAGGAGGCGAGGCTGAATCGAGACGATGAGGCACAGAAGAAAGTTCTGCAGGACTACGATCTGATGCAAGAGAA GTACGTCGTGGTCCTCATGGCCCAGGCCAAAATCTACTGGAACCATGCGCACTTCCCAATGGTGGAGAAGATTTTCCGGAAGTCGGTGGAGTTCTGCAACAACAACGACACCTGGAAGCTGAACGTGGCCCACGTGCTCTTCATGCAAAACAAATACAAGGAGGCCATCGGCTTCTACGAGCCTATCGTCAAGAAGCATTACAACAAT ATCCTGAGTGTGAGCGCCGTGGTTCTGGCCAACCTGTGTGTTTCCTACATCATGACGAGTCAGAACGAGGAG GCCGAAGAGCTGATGAGGAAGATTGAGAAAGAGGAGGAGCAGATCTCCTATGATGATCCAGAACAAAAGGTGTTCCACCACTGCATCGTCAACCTGGTCATCGG GACGCTTTATTGCGCCAAAGGAAACTATGACTTCGGCATCACTCGAGTCATCAAGAGCCTTGAGCCCTACAGTAAAAAG ttgggGACAGACACGTGGTTCTATGCCAAACGTTGTTTCCTGTCTCTGCTGGAAAACATGTCCAAACACATGATCATGCTGCGGGACGCCGTGGTTCAGGAGAGCATTCAGTTCCTGGAGCACTGCGAGG GTTACGGGAAGGAGGTACCGGCGCTCATCGAGCAACCGCTGGAGGAGCTCCACGTTCACATCGGAAAGAACACCGTCACCTACGAGGCTCGGTTGCTCAAAGCCCTGTTCTACGAGGTCATCAGCTGGAACAAGTGA
- the ift70 gene encoding intraflagellar transport protein 70A isoform X1 — protein MTAIKDGEYTATIYGLIKDGQYVEAIHILNGQLQKHMKSRAALSLLGFCYYHIQDFSNAAECYEQLTQLHPEVEEYKVYYAQSLYKSGAYPEATKASFALDNTDSHIKMVKLQASVKYCEEDYSAAKSLLEQLPPNDPDYIYNMGCLLYQEGKYEEASKKFMNAKEMLGNVPVLIYNIALTFYSQKNYPQALKYITMIIEKGIQDHPELSIGMKTEGIDMHSVGNTLVLHESALIEAFNLKAAIEYQLKNMKGAQEALTDMPPRSEEELDPVTLHNQALMNMDTKPSEGFQKLAFLLQQPSFPHVTFGNLLLLHCKHEYFDLAADVLAENAHLTYKFLSPYMYEFLDALLTCQTAPEEAFRMFDEMSSKLTEQLRKLAKQLQEARLNRDDEAQKKVLQDYDLMQEKYVVVLMAQAKIYWNHAHFPMVEKIFRKSVEFCNNNDTWKLNVAHVLFMQNKYKEAIGFYEPIVKKHYNNVEQCNIQECPCKCKPSILSVSAVVLANLCVSYIMTSQNEEAEELMRKIEKEEEQISYDDPEQKVFHHCIVNLVIGTLYCAKGNYDFGITRVIKSLEPYSKKLGTDTWFYAKRCFLSLLENMSKHMIMLRDAVVQESIQFLEHCEGYGKEVPALIEQPLEELHVHIGKNTVTYEARLLKALFYEVISWNK, from the exons ATGACAGCCATCAAAGACGGAGAGTACACGGCTACAATCTACGGACTG ATAAAAGACGGACAATATGTAGAGGCAATTCACATTTTAAATGGCCaacttcagaaacacatgaag TCCAGGGCAGCACTTTCTCTCCTGGGTTTCTGCTACTATCACATCCAGGACTTCAGTAACGCGGCTGAGTGCTACGAGCAGCTCACCCAGCTGCACCCAGAGGTGGAGGAGTACAAGGTGTACTATGCCCAGTCTTTGTACAAATCTGGGGCATATCCTGAAGCCACCAAAGCCTCATTTGCTCTGGACAACACTGACAGTCATATTAAG ATGGTGAAACTGCAAGCCTCTGTCAAATATTGTGAGGAAGATTATTCTGCTGCCAAG TCGTTGTTGGAGCAGCTTCCACCCAACGACCCGGATTACATCTACAACATGGGCTGTCTGCTCTACCAGGAAGGCAAATATGAAGAGGCCTCCAAGAAGTTTATGAATGCCAAGGAAATGCTGGGAAATGTGCCAG TGTTGATCTACAACATCGCCCTGACCTTCTACAGCCAGAAGAACTACCCCCAGGCCCTCAAGTACATCACAATGATCATAGAGAAAGGAATCCAGGACCATCCAG AGCTGAGTATTGGGATGAAAACCGAAGGCATCGACATGCACAGTGTTGGCAACACGTTGGTCCTGCACGAGTCAGCTCTAATTGAAGCCTTCAATCTCAAAGCAGCCATTGAATACCAGCTGAAGAACA TGAAGGGAGCTCAGGAGGCTTTGACAGACATGCCCCCCAGATCAGAGGAG GAGTTGGACCCAGTGACGTTGCACAACCAGGCTCTGATGAACATGGACACGAAGCCTTCTGAAGGTTTTCAGAAGCTAGCTTTCCTCCTGCAGCAGCCTTCCTTTCCTCATGTCACCTTTGGAAATCTGCTGTTGCTCCACTGCAAACATGAG TACTTTGACCTGGCAGCTGATGTCCTGGCAGAAAACGCTCACCTCACCTACAAGTTCCTGTCTCCA TACATGTATGAGTTTCTAGATGCCTTGTTGACGTGTCAAACTGCCCCAGAGGAG GCATTCAGGATGTTTGATGAGATGAGCAGCAAGTTAACGGAGCAGCTTCGTAAGCTGGCCAAGCAG TTACAGGAGGCGAGGCTGAATCGAGACGATGAGGCACAGAAGAAAGTTCTGCAGGACTACGATCTGATGCAAGAGAA GTACGTCGTGGTCCTCATGGCCCAGGCCAAAATCTACTGGAACCATGCGCACTTCCCAATGGTGGAGAAGATTTTCCGGAAGTCGGTGGAGTTCTGCAACAACAACGACACCTGGAAGCTGAACGTGGCCCACGTGCTCTTCATGCAAAACAAATACAAGGAGGCCATCGGCTTCTACGAGCCTATCGTCAAGAAGCATTACAACAAT GTGGAGCAGTGTAACATTCAGGAGTGTCCCTGCAAGTGCAAACCTTCG ATCCTGAGTGTGAGCGCCGTGGTTCTGGCCAACCTGTGTGTTTCCTACATCATGACGAGTCAGAACGAGGAG GCCGAAGAGCTGATGAGGAAGATTGAGAAAGAGGAGGAGCAGATCTCCTATGATGATCCAGAACAAAAGGTGTTCCACCACTGCATCGTCAACCTGGTCATCGG GACGCTTTATTGCGCCAAAGGAAACTATGACTTCGGCATCACTCGAGTCATCAAGAGCCTTGAGCCCTACAGTAAAAAG ttgggGACAGACACGTGGTTCTATGCCAAACGTTGTTTCCTGTCTCTGCTGGAAAACATGTCCAAACACATGATCATGCTGCGGGACGCCGTGGTTCAGGAGAGCATTCAGTTCCTGGAGCACTGCGAGG GTTACGGGAAGGAGGTACCGGCGCTCATCGAGCAACCGCTGGAGGAGCTCCACGTTCACATCGGAAAGAACACCGTCACCTACGAGGCTCGGTTGCTCAAAGCCCTGTTCTACGAGGTCATCAGCTGGAACAAGTGA